Proteins encoded within one genomic window of Ctenopharyngodon idella isolate HZGC_01 chromosome 6, HZGC01, whole genome shotgun sequence:
- the gpr61l gene encoding probable G-protein coupled receptor, with protein sequence MEKAVPGLMLGLLTNHTTPNDTSGQRTTKPTPPSMEEVIHSQSQIKDLVGLFCMVTLNLAALLGNSGVMVAIARAPHMKKYVFVCHLCAVDLLCAILLMPLGIVSSSPFFSTVAFTVLECQVYIFLNVFLICASILTVTAISIERYYYIVHPMRYEVKMTLNLALGVMVFIWIKSILLALVTLLGWPAYGNQSSIAAAHCSLHWSHSRLRKVFAILFSVLCFLVPAVVIFAVYCNVYKVARTAARQHVPLPSWTADQAKRRSDSINSQTTIITTTRSLPQRLSPERVFGGGKAAITLVVIVGQFLICWLPYFSFHLHMSITTPLQSPGDIEEAVTWLAYSTFAVNPFFYGLLNRQIREELIKLRKCCGSRPVELRASSHEGSIQENFLQFLQRTSSTAETTRPSCGNSSPRNTVDQGARLPGQIPEE encoded by the coding sequence ATGGAGAAAGCTGTGCCAGGTCTGATGTTGGGTCTCCTGACCAATCACACAACTCCAAATGACACGTCTGGCCAGCGCACAACCAAACCTACCCCTCCCAGCATGGAGGAGGTTATCCACTCGCAATCCCAGATTAAGGATCTTGTTGGGCTGTTTTGCATGGTGACCCTTAACCTGGCAGCACTACTGGGCAACAGCGGAGTCATGGTGGCCATTGCCCGAGCTCCTCATATGAAaaaatatgtgtttgtgtgtcatcttTGTGCTGTTGACTTGCTTTGTGCTATATTGTTGATGCCTCTCGGTATAGTGTCTAGTTCTCCGTTCTTCAGCACTGTAGCGTTTACCGTTCTGGAGTGCCAGGTGTACATCTTTTTAAACGTGTTCCTCATCTGTGCCTCTATTCTTACTGTGACTGCAATCAGTATTGAACGCTACTACTATATTGTTCATCCTATGCGATACGAAGTAAAGATGACTCTAAACCTTGCACTTGGTGTTATGGTCTTCATTTGGATCAAATCCATTCTCCTGGCTTTGGTTACGCTTCTCGGTTGGCCAGCGTATGGGAACCAAAGCTCCATTGCAGCAGCCCATTGCTCTTTACACTGGAGCCACAGTCGCCTCAGGAAGGTTTTTGCTATTCTCTTCAGCGTGCTTTGCTTCTTGGTCCCCGCTGTTGTGATTTTTGCAGTATACTGCAATGTATACAAAGTCGCACGAACAGCTGCCCGTCAGCACGTACCATTGCCCAGCTGGACGGCCGACCAAGCTAAGCGTCGCTCGGATTCCATCAACAGCCAGACCACTATCATCACCACCACCCGCAGCCTGCCCCAGAGATTGTCTCCTGAGAGAGTTTTTGGTGGCGGAAAGGCTGCTATCACTCTGGTTGTCATTGTGGGCCAGTTTCTTATCTGCTGGCTCCCATACTTCAGTTTCCACCTTCATATGTCCATCACCACTCCACTTCAGAGCCCAGGGGACATCGAAGAGGCCGTCACATGGCTAGCATATTCCACATTTGCTGTTAATCCATTCTTCTACGGTCTTCTGAACAGACAGATCCGCGAGGAACTGataaaactgagaaaatgttgCGGCAGTAGACCTGTTGAACTTCGAGCCTCCAGTCATGAAGGTTCCATCCAGGAAAACTTTCTTCAGTTTCTGCAAAGGACCAGCAGCACAGCTGAGACCACCAGGCCCAGTTGTGGCAATTCAAGTCCAAGGAATACTGTGGATCAGGGTGCCAGGTTACCTGGCCAGATCCCTGAGGAATGA
- the LOC127514445 gene encoding caveolin-2-like, which produces MDQGAPPKDIAIDIEITEEEEEEVSSLLDQREINPNDAPDVTEAQTEGQDSLAAHSNTKALIKDRDPKGINKYLEVTFEDVIAEPASVNSFDKVWLWSHALFEVSRLWFYRIISLLLAVPVALVAGVLFAVLSCLHIWLIVPSVQLLVINLHWIKMIWHNVLNTAISPFFRSFGKCWGFIRISLEKY; this is translated from the exons ATGGACCAGGGAGCACCTCCAAAGGACATCGCTATAGACATAGAGATaactgaggaggaggaggaggaggtgtcTTCACTCTTGGATCAGCGTGAAATTAATCCTAATGATGCTCCTGATGTTACAGAAGCACAAACAGAAGGACAGGATTCATTGGCTGCTCACAGTAACACAAAGGCTCTCATCAAGGACAGGGACCCAAAGGGAATCAACAAGTATCTTGAG GTGACCTTTGAAGATGTGATAGCGGAGCCTGCATCAGTGAACAGCTTTGATAAGGTGTGGCTGTGGAGTCATGCTCTGTTTGAGGTGTCCAGACTCTGGTTTTACCGCATAATTTCCCTGCTGCTCGCGGTGCCGGTGGCTTTGGTTGCAGGTGTTCTCTTTGCTGTCCTCAGCTGTCTACATATTTG GCTGATAGTTCCCAGTGTGCAGCTCTTGGTCATAAACCTGCACTGGATAAAGATGATCTGGCATAATGTGCTGAACACTGCAATCTCCCCTTTCTTCAGAAGCTTTGGGAAGTGCTGGGGATTCATCAGAATTAGTTTGGAAAAATATTAA
- the cav3 gene encoding caveolin-3, translating to MADQYNTNEEKILRDSHTKEIDLINRDPKQINEDVVKVDFEDVIAEPDGTHSMDGVWKASYTTFTVSKYWCYRVLSAIFGIPVALLWGFCFACISFCHIWAVMPCIKSYLIETQCLSRIYSLCIHTFCDPLFEALGKIFSSVRVALRKEV from the exons ATGGCGGACCAGTATAACACCAACGAGGAGAAAATCCTGAGGGATAGTCACACCAAGGAGATTGACTTGATCAACAGGGACCCCAAGCAGATCAATGAAGATGTTGTGAAG GTGGATTTTGAGGATGTGATAGCCGAGCCCGATGGCACCCACAGTATGGATGGAGTGTGGAAGGCCAGCTACACCACCTTCACCGTCTCCAAGTACTGGTGCTACCGTGTGCTGTCCGCCATCTTTGGCATCCCAGTGGCGCTGCTGTGGGGCTTCTGTTTTGCCTGCATCTCCTTCTGTCACATTTGGGCAGTCATGCCCTGCATTAAGAGCTATCTGATTGAGACCCAGTGCCTGAGTCGAATCTACTCTCTCTGCATCCACACCTTCTGTGACCCCTTGTTCGAAGCTCTAGGGAAAATTTTCAGCAGTGTACGGGTGGCATTACGCAAAGAGGTTTAG
- the parp3 gene encoding protein mono-ADP-ribosyltransferase PARP3 yields the protein MAPKRRATSSTKAGGKKVKKEPEAPPKDKFTSVKEALKATAPQVKSTRNPDSFCHLSNAEVHEDYDCMLNQTNIGNNNNKFYVIQVLVSGGKYYCWTRWGRVGESGQNNLAGPSTADASVKIFEKKFKDKTKNNWSDRENFVSHTGKYTLIEVDGDQDAEVKVDSVDGGNVKVKSEQHVLPCTLDEATQRLIRFIFNNDMFKEAMSSMNLDIKKMPLGKLSKQQIAKGFEALEEIEAAIKKGEQKKLEELTNKFFTIIPHNFGRNRPPIISDDSVLQGKKEMLLVLADIEVAQSLKAESEKATEEMKDMVPHPVDQNYQSLKCKLSLLDKKSKEYKIIEKYLNATGRKGLTLVDVWEVDRNTEAERFRENDALGNRKLLWHGTNVAVVAAILKSGLRIMPHSGGRVGRGIYFASENIKSAGYVHPSNNIGIMFLNEVALGKEHTITQDDCSLRKAPAGYDSVVARGTQEPDPSKDVSIEFDGKKVAVPQGKAIKQQQYEGSYFYNSEYLIYEESQCRIRYLLELKFNYH from the exons ATGGCACCTAAGAGAAGGGCAACATCAAGCACCAAAGCTGGAGGGAAGAAGGTAAAGAAGGAGCCTGAAGCTCCACCAAAGGACAAGTTCACCTCTGTCAAAGAGGCCCTGAAGGCAACAGCACCGCAGGTGAAAAGCACGAGGAACCCTGACAGCTTCTGTCATCTATCAAACGCTGAG GTTCACGAAGATTACGACTGTATGCTAAACCAAACTAACAttggaaacaacaacaacaaattctATGTAATCCAAGTCTTAGTGTCTGGAGGGAAGTACTATTGCTGGACAAGATGGGGCAGAGTT GGAGAGTCAGGCCAAAACAATTTAGCTGGTCCATCTACCGCTGATGCATCCGTTAAGATTTTCGAAAAGAAATTCAAAGACAAGACCAAGAATAATTGGAGCGATCGAGAAAACTTTGTCTCGCATACTGGGAAGTACACATTGATAGAGGTAGATGGGGATCAGGATGCAGAAGTGAAG GTGGACTCTGTAGACGGTGGAAATGTGAAGGTGAAAAGTGAACAACACGTTCTGCCTTGTACATTGGATGAGGCAACTCAAAGACTCATCCGATTCATCTTCAACAACGACATGTTCAAAGAAGCCATGTCCAGCATGAACCTTG ATATTAAGAAGATGCCTTTGGGGAAACTCAGCAAGCAGCAGATAGCCAAAGGCTTTGAGGCTTTGGAGGAGATTGAAGCTGCAATAAAGAAGGGGGAACAAAAGAAGTTAGAAGAACTCACCAACAAATTCTTCACCATTATTCCTCATAACTTTGGCCGCAACAGACCCCCTATCATCTCTGATGATTCTGTTCTTCAGGGCAAGAAGGAGATGCTTTTG GTTCTTGCAGACATCGAGGTTGCCCAGAGTCTTAAAGCTGAATCTGAGAAAGCCACAGAAGAAATGAAGGATATGGTGCCTCATCCAGTTGACCAAAATTACCAGTCTCTGAAATGCAAGCTAAGTTTGCTGGATAAGAAATCGAAGGAATATAAG ATAATTGAGAAGTACTTGAATGCAACTGGACGCAAAGGACTCACTTTAGTGGACGTCTGGGAAGTTGACAGAAATACAGAG GCTGAGCGCTTCAGGGAAAATGATGCATTGGGGAACCGGAAGCTGCTTTGGCATGGAACAAACGTGGCAGTGGTTGCAGCCATTCTGAAGAGCGGCCTTCGTATTATGCCCCATTCTGGTGGACGTGTGGGCAGGGGAATCTATTTTGCCTCTGAAAACATAAAATCTGCGGGCTATG TGCATCCATCCAACAACATTGGCATCATGTTTCTAAATGAAGTTGCTTTGGGAAAAGAACACACCATCACACAGGATGATTGCAGCTTAAGGAAGGCTCCCGCTGGCTATGACAGCGTAGTTGCACGAGGAACCCAAGAACCAG aTCCCTCGAAAGATGTCTCCATTGAGTTTGATGGTAAAAAGGTGGCGGTTCCTCAGGGAAAAGCCATAAAACAGCAGCAGTACGAAGGAAGTTACTTCTACAACAGTGAGTATCTCATCTATGAGGAAAGCCAGTGTCGCATCCGATACCTCCTGGAGTTGAAGTTCAATTATCACTAG